A genome region from Nocardioides cynanchi includes the following:
- a CDS encoding enoyl-CoA hydratase/isomerase family protein, whose product MAEFVRLEVDGGVATLRLDRPKMNALNAQMQEEIRAAATEAAARDDVKAVVVYGGERVFAAGADVKEMAEMSYVDMVERSGKLQSAFSSVAAIPKPVVAAVTGYALGGGCELALCADVRFAADDAVLGQPEILLGIIPGAGGTQRLTRLVGPSRAKDIIFTGRFVKAEEALAIGLVDRVVPATSVYDEAVAWARQFTGAATYALRAAKETIDTGLEVDLPTGLAIERQQFAALFATDDRRIGMTSFVEQGPGKAAFTGR is encoded by the coding sequence ATGGCGGAGTTCGTACGACTCGAGGTCGACGGGGGCGTGGCCACCCTGCGGCTCGACCGGCCCAAGATGAACGCCCTGAACGCCCAGATGCAGGAGGAGATCCGGGCGGCCGCCACCGAAGCGGCGGCCCGCGACGACGTCAAGGCCGTCGTCGTCTACGGCGGGGAGCGGGTCTTCGCGGCCGGTGCCGACGTCAAGGAGATGGCCGAGATGTCGTACGTCGACATGGTCGAGCGCTCCGGGAAGCTCCAGTCGGCGTTCAGCAGCGTCGCCGCCATCCCGAAGCCGGTGGTCGCCGCGGTCACCGGTTACGCGCTCGGCGGCGGCTGCGAGCTGGCCCTGTGCGCCGACGTGCGGTTCGCGGCCGACGACGCCGTCCTCGGACAGCCCGAGATCCTGCTCGGGATCATCCCCGGCGCCGGCGGCACGCAGCGGCTGACCCGCCTGGTCGGCCCGAGCCGGGCCAAGGACATCATCTTCACCGGCCGCTTCGTGAAGGCCGAGGAGGCCTTGGCGATCGGCCTCGTCGACCGCGTCGTACCCGCGACCTCGGTGTACGACGAGGCGGTGGCCTGGGCGCGGCAGTTCACCGGGGCCGCGACCTATGCCCTCCGGGCGGCCAAGGAGACCATCGACACGGGTCTCGAGGTCGACCTCCCGACCGGGCTGGCGATCGAGCGTCAGCAGTTCGCGGCCCTCTTCGCCACCGACGACCGCCGGATCGGGATGACATCGTTCGTCGAGCAGGGCCCGGGGAAGGCCGCCTTCACCGGCCGCTGA